A stretch of the Acyrthosiphon pisum isolate AL4f chromosome A2, pea_aphid_22Mar2018_4r6ur, whole genome shotgun sequence genome encodes the following:
- the LOC100168782 gene encoding protein takeout: protein MMANIMKIACCLVCVFGIALAAPATVKLPKGFVQCKKSDPKLNECIKNALKNAVPHLIKGVPSLGIYPIDPLRITQLGIDQGTGPVSIKLNFRDLDISNIGTVKINEIFADLDNNNMTFDVNFEKPITLDGNYDIKGKVIILPITGDGVSKISLDNLRAKINLYLKPVVRNGNTYMDIKDLKLTFTTTKLHLKLENLFKGDKALGNNMNVFLNENWKDILAELQTNFENALAAALSGVAQQFFSRVPYNQVFIE, encoded by the exons ATGATGgccaatattatgaaaattgccTGCTGTCTTGTGTGCGTCTTTGGGATCGCTTTAGCCGCCCCAGCCACTGTTAAATTAC caaaagGTTTTGTGCAGTGTAAAAAGAGCGACCCAAAGTTAAACGAATGTATAAAGAATGCTCTGAAAAATGCGGTCCCACATTTAAtaaaag GTGTACCTAGTTTGGGAATATACCCAATTGATCCACTTCGTATAACGCAATTGGGAATAGACCAAGGTACTGGGCCCGTCAGCATTAAGCTCAACTTTAGGGATTTAGACATATCAAACATCGGGacagtaaaaattaatgaaatctt TGCTGATCTagacaacaataatatgacatttgaCGTAAACTTTGAAAAACCAATTACGCTCGATGGAAATTACGATATCAAAGGCAAAGTTATCATCCTACCAATTACCGGTGACGGAGTTAGCAAAATTAGCCTTG ATAACCTCAGAGCCAAAATAAACCTTTATTTGAAGCCCGTTGTAAGAAACGGAAACACCTACATGGATATCAAGGATCTTAAATTAACGTTTACCACCACcaaattgcatttgaaattgGAAAACTTATTCAAAGGAGACAAAGCTCTTG GAAACAATATGAATGTGTTCCTAAATGAAAATTGGAAAGATATATTAGCTGAATTGCAAACCAATTTTGAGAACGCTTTGGCTGCCGCATTGTCTGGAGTTGCACAACAATTCTTTTCTAGAGTACCTTATAACCAAGTTTTTATTGAATAG